One part of the Cyanobacterium sp. T60_A2020_053 genome encodes these proteins:
- a CDS encoding RNA methyltransferase, with the protein MLTSTKNPLIKEIRKLQRPPHRHQEGLCLLEGKNLLEVAWQVNYPLHCLLATPEWQEKYPDLWAKLQQNAERVETVSHEVMKVIATTVNPDGIVASAPRQLNINIDPKNIKLGLVLETIQDPGNLGTIIRTSVGVGVGALWLSADSVDLDHPKVLRSSVGEWFKLPAKTEPDLVTHVNNYRHLGFQIVATTLTGNLTPQQIDFSQPTLILLGNESQGLSSDLSNLATHQVKIPLVNGVESLNVAIATAFLLAEYQRQLFKEGQRKL; encoded by the coding sequence ATGCTGACTAGCACAAAAAACCCTTTAATCAAAGAAATTAGAAAATTACAGCGCCCTCCACACCGTCATCAAGAGGGTTTATGCTTATTAGAAGGGAAAAACCTTTTGGAAGTGGCTTGGCAAGTTAACTACCCCTTACATTGCCTATTGGCTACTCCGGAATGGCAAGAAAAATACCCCGATTTGTGGGCAAAACTACAACAGAATGCCGAGAGAGTGGAAACCGTTAGCCATGAAGTGATGAAAGTAATTGCTACTACCGTCAACCCCGATGGTATAGTTGCTAGTGCGCCACGGCAACTGAATATTAATATTGACCCAAAAAACATTAAACTAGGTTTGGTATTGGAGACTATTCAAGACCCCGGTAATTTAGGTACAATAATTCGTACCAGTGTAGGTGTAGGGGTAGGGGCGCTGTGGCTTAGTGCTGATAGCGTTGATTTAGATCACCCCAAAGTGTTAAGATCATCCGTGGGTGAATGGTTCAAATTACCAGCAAAAACCGAGCCTGATTTGGTTACCCATGTTAATAACTATCGTCATCTCGGCTTTCAAATTGTCGCCACTACTCTAACAGGGAATCTTACCCCTCAACAAATTGATTTTTCTCAACCCACTTTAATCTTATTAGGAAATGAATCTCAAGGCTTATCTTCCGATTTAAGCAACCTTGCCACCCATCAAGTGAAAATTCCCCTCGTCAACGGTGTAGAATCCCTTAACGTTGCCATTGCCACCGCTTTTCTCTTAGCAGAATACCAAAGACAATTATTTAAAGAAGGGCAAAGGAAATTATGA
- the map gene encoding type I methionyl aminopeptidase, translating into MKQLRELLFRQPKNQRPSPPIKTKGLPPMKKTGRGIQIKNEGEIAIMRKAGQIVATVLKEIMEMTKPGMTTADLDAYAEERIRAMGASPSFKGYYGFPASICACLNDEVVHGIPNHDKVIKMGDIVKIDTGAYYQGFHGDSCITFPMGTVKRSTRQLLEVAEKAMYLGIEQVKAGNYLMDIAGAVQDYAEKNGYCVVENFVGHGVGRSLHEEPSVFNFRTRDLPNVKLQAGMTLAIEPIINAGSKHTKLLKDRWTVVTKDKQLSAQFEHTVLVTPTGYEILTDRG; encoded by the coding sequence ATGAAACAACTAAGAGAATTATTATTTAGACAACCGAAAAACCAGCGCCCTTCACCGCCCATAAAAACCAAAGGATTACCACCCATGAAAAAAACGGGGCGCGGTATCCAAATTAAAAACGAAGGGGAAATCGCCATTATGCGTAAAGCTGGGCAAATAGTCGCCACAGTTTTAAAAGAAATTATGGAAATGACTAAACCGGGCATGACTACCGCCGATTTGGATGCCTACGCAGAAGAAAGAATTAGGGCGATGGGCGCTAGTCCTAGTTTTAAAGGCTATTATGGCTTTCCTGCTTCTATCTGTGCTTGTCTTAATGATGAAGTGGTTCACGGTATCCCCAACCATGATAAAGTGATTAAAATGGGCGATATTGTCAAAATTGATACGGGCGCTTATTATCAAGGATTTCATGGTGATTCTTGTATTACCTTCCCCATGGGTACGGTAAAACGTAGTACACGTCAACTATTAGAAGTAGCTGAAAAAGCCATGTATTTGGGCATTGAGCAAGTTAAAGCCGGTAACTATTTAATGGATATAGCTGGGGCAGTGCAAGATTATGCAGAGAAAAATGGTTATTGTGTGGTAGAAAACTTTGTGGGGCATGGTGTGGGGCGCAGTCTTCACGAAGAGCCATCGGTGTTCAATTTTCGCACTAGAGATTTACCCAATGTTAAACTACAAGCAGGGATGACTTTAGCCATCGAGCCCATCATTAACGCTGGTTCTAAACATACTAAACTATTAAAAGACCGTTGGACAGTTGTCACGAAGGATAAACAGTTATCGGCACAATTTGAGCATACCGTATTAGTTACCCCTACAGGTTATGAAATTCTCACCGACAGGGGATAG
- the sds gene encoding solanesyl diphosphate synthase yields the protein MTTVTSLFHPVESDLRLLIDNLTALVGAQHPILGAAAEHLFSAGGKRIRPAIVLLVSRATMEGKEITARHRRLAEITEMIHTASLVHDDVVDDAELRRQVPTVNSLFGNRIAVLAGDFLFAQSSWYLANLDNLQVVKLLSEVIRDFAEGEIQQGLSCFDTDVSLEKYLQKSYFKTASLIANSSKAAAILSDSGAIVADKIYDYGKNLGLAFQIVDDILDFTSPTEVLGKPSGSDLASGNLTAPVIFAMEEKPSLTMLIEREFSEDGDLEKALELVKDSDGIERARALASYHSDLARENLDCLSNSPSAEALLELTDYLLSRIK from the coding sequence ATGACAACTGTAACTTCCCTATTCCATCCCGTTGAAAGCGATTTGCGCCTGTTGATTGACAATTTAACTGCATTGGTGGGCGCCCAGCACCCCATTTTAGGGGCGGCGGCAGAACATTTATTCAGTGCGGGAGGCAAAAGAATCCGCCCGGCAATTGTTTTATTAGTTTCTCGTGCTACTATGGAGGGTAAAGAAATTACGGCGCGTCATCGGCGTTTAGCGGAAATTACGGAGATGATACATACTGCTAGTTTAGTGCATGATGACGTGGTGGACGATGCCGAATTGCGCCGTCAAGTGCCTACGGTAAATAGTTTATTTGGCAATCGTATTGCGGTATTAGCCGGAGATTTTTTGTTTGCCCAGTCTTCTTGGTATTTAGCTAATTTGGATAATTTACAGGTAGTCAAATTACTGTCGGAAGTGATTAGGGATTTTGCAGAGGGAGAAATTCAGCAGGGTTTGAGTTGTTTTGATACAGATGTATCTTTAGAAAAGTATTTACAGAAAAGTTATTTTAAAACCGCTTCCTTGATTGCCAATAGTAGTAAAGCGGCAGCAATTTTGAGTGATTCAGGGGCGATAGTAGCGGACAAAATTTATGATTATGGTAAAAATTTGGGTTTAGCGTTTCAAATCGTTGATGATATTTTAGATTTTACTTCCCCTACGGAGGTATTAGGTAAGCCATCAGGCTCAGATTTAGCCAGTGGTAATCTCACAGCGCCCGTCATCTTTGCCATGGAGGAAAAACCGAGTCTCACCATGTTAATTGAGAGGGAATTTAGCGAGGATGGGGATTTAGAGAAAGCCCTAGAATTGGTTAAAGATAGTGATGGTATTGAAAGGGCGAGGGCGCTGGCTTCTTATCATAGTGATTTAGCAAGGGAAAATCTGGATTGTTTAAGTAACTCCCCCTCCGCAGAAGCGTTATTAGAATTAACTGATTATCTCCTCAGTCGCATCAAATAA
- a CDS encoding heme A synthase, producing the protein MTNSILSTSFQRPSPSALPAKIVLWLVWKMAIATLILMAIGAATRVMNAGLACPDWPLCYGQLVPTQQMNLQVFLEWFHRLDASLIGLSALGLVSYSWWQKSALPRWLPWACSFALLLIIIQGVLGGLTVTQLLRFDIVTAHLATALLFFATLVTIACRLTPYQGTATVGNLKIVSLISAIFVYVQCLLGGLVATQWAAHQCWGAKELCFVMNSHIIGVFPATISSVILVVLAWRTPALATKLRNLAQMIALLLISQLLLGMATFYFHLQVEPLTVAHHTVGGALFGCLVAFTVLAHRDYQVFSTIEG; encoded by the coding sequence ATGACGAATTCAATCTTATCAACATCTTTCCAGCGCCCTTCACCCAGCGCCCTCCCTGCCAAAATTGTGTTATGGTTAGTATGGAAAATGGCCATAGCTACTCTAATCTTAATGGCTATCGGTGCCGCCACAAGAGTTATGAATGCTGGGTTAGCTTGTCCTGATTGGCCCTTATGTTATGGGCAATTAGTACCTACTCAGCAAATGAATTTACAGGTATTTTTAGAGTGGTTTCATCGTCTCGATGCTTCTCTGATTGGGTTGAGCGCGCTGGGATTAGTGAGTTATAGTTGGTGGCAAAAGTCAGCTTTACCCCGTTGGTTGCCTTGGGCTTGTAGTTTTGCTCTCCTGTTAATTATTATTCAAGGAGTTTTAGGAGGGTTAACCGTTACCCAATTATTACGTTTTGATATTGTCACAGCGCACCTCGCCACGGCTTTATTATTTTTTGCTACCCTAGTAACCATTGCCTGTCGATTAACTCCTTATCAAGGTACTGCCACCGTAGGAAATTTGAAAATAGTTAGTTTAATCTCGGCAATTTTTGTTTATGTACAATGTTTATTGGGGGGATTAGTTGCCACTCAATGGGCGGCGCATCAGTGTTGGGGTGCAAAAGAGCTTTGTTTTGTCATGAATAGCCACATTATCGGGGTTTTTCCTGCCACTATTAGCAGTGTTATTTTAGTTGTTTTAGCTTGGCGCACTCCAGCCTTGGCAACAAAATTGCGTAATTTAGCTCAAATGATCGCCTTGTTACTAATTTCTCAACTATTATTAGGTATGGCTACTTTTTATTTTCATTTACAGGTTGAGCCTTTAACCGTAGCACATCATACGGTGGGGGGGGCGCTGTTTGGTTGTTTAGTAGCTTTCACCGTCTTGGCACACCGAGATTATCAAGTTTTTTCGACCATTGAAGGATAA
- a CDS encoding alpha/beta fold hydrolase, whose amino-acid sequence MADNQTQSFLIFADKQGLGEKLARDLTLAGNQVSVVYEKGENQSPLIYHREKQDNLSINQGNTLLADDVLVREKIFYLDVDNRQQYEEIISSALPRHIIYTWSSQENNNLKENNYLQCLPVINLLQTLTNTQKYAKLWLITQRSQQVNNEEKINPDGGGLWGLGKVIALEHPEYWGGMIDIDSDNIPLNLFNYLLNHPQQETMTAIRNNFPYYCRLQRKSLTVNNKKDFSLDSKSSYLITGGLGALGLVSANYLIKQGAKNLILLSRSQPNGETQQKIKQWQQQGINITISQGDVNQLDSLTEIFQHLKNNLPPLKGIIHSAGVLDDGVIASMTEEKLNKVISAKVMGVNNLHQLSLDFDLDFFIMYSSLASMVGSMGQSNYAIANSYLDSFAYYRHSLNLPALTINWGALDIGMAITTQSHLNHMGVNSISAEGAVNLLGKLLQENNPQVGILNIDWQKISQNFPPSPYLQKLIPTSTDEEKQGLIFQRLQTTTDIKARENILIDYLRETIAKILHQDKNEIKAEDSLVDLGMDSLMVMEAINHLKTDLNIMLYPREIYERPQLFALASYLADEFAVSHGEKTAVKPSTQSLIITPEEDKTEEKITFNPTNHQPIVFILSSPRSGSTLLRVMLASHPQLVSPPELHLLPFATMQERQTELASSHLQEGLVRALMELKSITVAQSEDLINQWIEENLTIGEVYEILQSFCQNRILVDKSPTYANSKETLFNAEKTFSQAKYIHLVRHPYAVIESFARMRMDKLLALKDANPYEIAENIWYQSNQNTSKFHQVIDNNKLLTVVYENLVTNPEKELQNICNFLEIDFDKSLLNPYEGERMTGGLYQQSMSVGDPNFNTRNKIDSSLATQWQNIKLPILLNPLTIQLAEKFNYNLPQESQLFEVEESYVKIRDLDICVCTWGNKNNPIMFIIHGILDQGMAWEKVAQKLAQKGYYVIAPDLRGHGKSQHNGMGCAYNLLDFVADLDCLINHFSAENKVNLLGHSFGSMIASIYVNTRAEKIEQLYLVEPILPAESKGEKDLESFTSQLDYLLNIPALPVYDSVATVAQRLQKTSPNLDDDFALKLATRMTKSVENGVTFTYSPLLATRVGVGFNTIPRHQYLQLLARRRAPSTVIYGSQSNFNRPEDLLAQKQVFVKEQICTIEGGHNLHFDNPEGVAELIKLLT is encoded by the coding sequence ATGGCAGACAATCAAACTCAAAGTTTTCTTATTTTTGCAGATAAACAAGGATTAGGAGAAAAATTGGCTAGAGATTTAACCCTCGCTGGTAATCAAGTATCTGTGGTTTATGAAAAAGGAGAAAATCAGTCGCCGTTAATTTATCACCGTGAGAAACAAGATAATCTTTCTATCAATCAAGGTAATACATTATTAGCTGATGATGTTTTAGTCAGGGAAAAAATATTTTATCTTGATGTCGATAATCGTCAACAGTATGAGGAAATTATCTCCAGCGCCCTCCCCCGTCACATTATCTATACTTGGAGTAGTCAAGAAAATAATAATCTCAAGGAAAATAACTATTTACAATGTCTTCCTGTTATAAATTTGTTACAAACCTTGACAAATACTCAAAAATATGCTAAGTTATGGCTCATTACTCAACGAAGTCAGCAAGTTAACAACGAGGAAAAAATTAACCCTGATGGTGGCGGATTATGGGGATTAGGCAAAGTTATCGCCCTAGAACATCCTGAATATTGGGGCGGTATGATTGATATAGACTCCGATAATATTCCCCTCAATCTCTTTAATTATCTGCTGAATCATCCTCAACAGGAAACTATGACGGCAATTAGAAATAATTTTCCTTATTATTGTCGTCTGCAAAGAAAATCTTTAACCGTTAACAATAAAAAAGACTTTAGCCTTGATAGTAAATCATCCTACTTGATTACGGGAGGTTTAGGGGCGCTGGGTTTAGTTAGCGCTAACTATTTAATCAAACAAGGCGCAAAAAATCTCATTTTACTTTCTCGCAGTCAACCTAATGGAGAAACTCAACAAAAAATTAAGCAATGGCAACAACAAGGAATTAATATCACTATTTCTCAAGGAGACGTTAATCAATTAGATTCCTTAACAGAAATTTTCCAGCATCTCAAAAATAATTTACCACCCCTCAAAGGAATTATTCACAGCGCTGGAGTATTAGATGATGGTGTCATTGCCTCCATGACAGAAGAAAAATTAAACAAAGTTATTTCCGCAAAGGTTATGGGTGTTAATAATTTACATCAACTTAGCCTTGATTTTGACCTTGATTTTTTCATTATGTATTCTTCCCTTGCTTCTATGGTAGGATCAATGGGGCAAAGTAATTACGCCATTGCTAATAGTTACCTTGATAGTTTTGCCTATTATCGACACTCTCTCAATTTACCTGCTTTAACTATAAATTGGGGGGCGCTGGATATTGGTATGGCAATCACAACTCAATCCCATCTTAATCATATGGGAGTTAATAGTATCTCGGCGGAGGGCGCTGTTAATCTTCTCGGTAAACTTCTTCAAGAAAATAATCCACAAGTGGGAATACTTAATATTGACTGGCAAAAAATTAGTCAAAATTTCCCACCCTCTCCCTATCTACAAAAACTTATTCCGACTTCTACGGATGAAGAAAAACAAGGCTTAATTTTTCAACGTTTACAAACTACCACAGATATTAAAGCAAGGGAAAATATTTTAATTGACTATCTCAGGGAAACCATTGCCAAGATACTTCACCAAGATAAAAACGAGATAAAAGCAGAAGATAGTCTGGTGGATTTAGGGATGGATTCGTTAATGGTGATGGAAGCCATTAATCACCTAAAAACTGACTTAAATATTATGTTATACCCTCGTGAGATATACGAGCGCCCTCAACTCTTTGCTTTAGCGAGTTATCTTGCCGATGAATTTGCCGTAAGTCATGGGGAAAAAACTGCCGTTAAGCCTTCCACTCAATCTTTAATCATTACCCCAGAGGAAGACAAGACAGAGGAAAAAATCACTTTTAATCCCACTAATCACCAGCCTATCGTTTTTATTTTATCAAGTCCTCGCTCTGGGTCAACTTTGTTGCGAGTAATGTTAGCTAGTCATCCGCAATTAGTCTCTCCCCCAGAATTACACTTGTTACCTTTTGCGACAATGCAGGAAAGACAAACGGAATTAGCCTCATCCCACTTGCAAGAAGGACTGGTGAGGGCGCTGATGGAGTTAAAATCAATTACAGTGGCACAAAGTGAGGATTTAATTAACCAATGGATTGAGGAAAATTTAACCATTGGGGAAGTATATGAAATTTTGCAATCTTTCTGTCAAAATCGTATTTTAGTTGATAAATCTCCCACTTATGCTAATAGTAAAGAGACTTTATTTAATGCAGAAAAAACTTTTTCTCAAGCTAAATATATCCATTTAGTGCGTCATCCTTATGCGGTGATTGAATCTTTTGCGAGAATGAGAATGGATAAGTTATTGGCGTTAAAAGATGCTAACCCTTATGAAATAGCGGAAAATATTTGGTATCAAAGTAATCAAAATACTAGCAAATTTCATCAAGTTATCGACAACAATAAATTATTAACCGTTGTCTATGAAAATTTAGTAACTAATCCTGAAAAAGAATTGCAAAATATCTGTAATTTCTTAGAAATTGACTTTGATAAATCTTTGTTAAATCCCTACGAAGGGGAAAGAATGACAGGGGGATTATATCAACAATCCATGTCAGTGGGTGATCCTAATTTTAATACTAGAAATAAAATAGATAGTAGTCTGGCGACTCAGTGGCAAAATATCAAATTACCAATTTTACTTAATCCTTTAACTATTCAACTTGCTGAGAAATTTAATTATAATTTACCGCAAGAATCACAACTTTTTGAGGTAGAAGAAAGTTATGTAAAAATTAGAGATTTAGATATATGTGTTTGCACTTGGGGTAATAAAAATAATCCTATCATGTTTATTATTCATGGAATATTAGATCAGGGCATGGCATGGGAAAAAGTTGCTCAAAAATTAGCTCAAAAAGGTTACTATGTCATCGCTCCAGATTTAAGGGGGCATGGCAAATCGCAACATAATGGGATGGGGTGCGCTTATAATTTACTAGATTTTGTCGCTGATTTAGATTGTTTAATTAATCATTTTTCTGCTGAAAATAAAGTTAATTTATTAGGTCATTCTTTTGGTTCAATGATTGCTAGTATTTATGTTAATACACGAGCAGAAAAAATCGAGCAATTATATTTAGTTGAACCAATTTTACCAGCAGAAAGTAAAGGAGAAAAAGACTTAGAAAGTTTCACCAGTCAACTAGATTATTTGTTAAATATACCTGCTTTACCCGTTTATGATAGTGTTGCCACAGTAGCGCAAAGACTGCAAAAAACTAGCCCTAATTTAGATGATGATTTTGCTTTAAAATTAGCCACCAGAATGACAAAATCTGTGGAAAATGGGGTGACATTTACTTATTCTCCTCTCTTGGCGACAAGGGTAGGTGTCGGTTTTAATACTATTCCTCGTCATCAATACTTACAATTATTAGCACGGCGGAGGGCGCCCTCCACCGTTATCTATGGCAGTCAAAGTAATTTTAATCGCCCTGAAGATTTGTTAGCACAAAAACAAGTATTTGTCAAGGAGCAAATATGTACTATTGAAGGAGGACATAATTTGCATTTTGATAATCCCGAAGGAGTGGCAGAATTGATTAAATTATTAACTTAA
- the miaB gene encoding tRNA (N6-isopentenyl adenosine(37)-C2)-methylthiotransferase MiaB: MTDQQRLYNITTFGCQMNKADSERMAGILETMGFTFTEDPNRAQVLVYNTCSIRDNAEQKVYSYLGRQAKRKHQEPNLTLVVAGCVAQQEGEQLLRRVPELDLVMGPQHANRLESLLEQVFAGNQIVATEAVHIFEDITKPRRESSVTAWVNIIYGCNERCSYCVVPNTRGVEQSRTPEVIKAEIEDLARQGFKEITLLGQNIDAYGRDLPGTTETGRNQHTLTDLLYFIHDVEGIERIRFATSHPRYFTERLIRACHELPKVCEHFHIPFQSGDNEILKAMKRGYTHERYRDIINKIRGYMPDASISADAIVGFPGETEEQFEKTLQLVADIGFDQLNTAAYSPRPNTPAAEWENQLSEEVKSDRLQRLNHLVAIKAGERSQRYFNTVQQVLVEDVNPKDTTQVVGRTDGNRLTFFAGNIEELKGRVVPVKITEVRAFSLTGEALSLVTI, from the coding sequence ATGACAGATCAACAACGACTATATAACATTACAACTTTCGGTTGTCAAATGAACAAAGCTGATTCCGAGAGAATGGCAGGAATTTTGGAAACTATGGGTTTTACCTTCACAGAAGACCCCAACCGAGCCCAAGTATTAGTTTATAATACCTGTAGTATTCGAGACAATGCGGAACAAAAAGTATATTCCTATCTCGGCAGACAAGCAAAAAGAAAACATCAAGAGCCTAATTTAACCCTCGTGGTGGCTGGATGCGTAGCACAACAAGAAGGAGAGCAATTATTACGCCGTGTGCCAGAATTAGACCTCGTGATGGGGCCACAACACGCTAATCGCCTTGAGAGCCTTCTTGAGCAAGTATTTGCAGGTAATCAGATTGTAGCCACGGAAGCAGTGCATATTTTTGAAGACATTACCAAACCTCGCCGTGAAAGCTCTGTTACTGCTTGGGTTAATATTATTTATGGTTGTAATGAAAGATGTAGTTATTGCGTAGTACCTAATACTAGAGGTGTCGAACAATCGCGCACTCCAGAGGTTATTAAAGCAGAAATTGAAGACTTAGCCCGTCAAGGTTTTAAGGAAATAACTTTATTAGGGCAAAATATCGATGCTTATGGTCGAGATTTACCCGGCACAACGGAAACAGGTAGAAATCAGCACACTTTAACAGATTTACTTTATTTTATCCATGACGTGGAAGGTATTGAGCGCATACGTTTTGCCACTTCTCACCCCCGTTATTTTACTGAGCGCTTAATTCGTGCTTGTCATGAGTTACCGAAAGTGTGTGAACATTTCCATATCCCTTTCCAGTCGGGCGATAATGAGATTTTAAAAGCCATGAAACGGGGTTATACCCATGAACGTTATCGAGATATTATTAACAAAATTCGTGGTTATATGCCTGATGCTTCCATTAGTGCTGATGCCATTGTGGGTTTTCCGGGGGAAACGGAGGAGCAATTTGAGAAAACGTTACAGTTAGTTGCAGATATTGGTTTTGATCAATTAAATACGGCGGCTTATTCTCCTCGCCCTAATACTCCGGCGGCGGAATGGGAAAATCAGCTTAGTGAGGAGGTGAAAAGTGATCGTTTACAACGGCTTAATCATCTAGTGGCAATCAAAGCTGGTGAGCGTTCTCAGCGTTATTTTAACACTGTACAACAAGTTTTGGTAGAGGATGTTAACCCTAAAGATACCACGCAAGTGGTGGGCAGAACTGACGGTAATCGTTTAACTTTCTTTGCTGGAAATATTGAGGAGTTGAAAGGGCGAGTTGTGCCGGTGAAAATTACTGAGGTAAGGGCGTTTAGTCTTACGGGGGAGGCTTTATCTTTGGTGACGATTTAA
- the gcvT gene encoding glycine cleavage system aminomethyltransferase GcvT, which yields MSENLKKTPLHSFSLKAKAKFTDFAGWEMAVQYSSLKLEHQAVRETVGMFDISHMGKFQLQGQNLRSQIEYLIPSHLSHLKAGQAQYSVLLNEQGGIVDDIIFYYQGIDSNKIESGVMIVNASTCSKDWAWLQQHLSPSGIELIDNSDHLALIALQGKKAVDSLQSFFSVDLNQLSSFGHLTINWHNEIVFIARTGYTGEDGFEIMVSPHLAQNLWLKLTSQGVTPCGLGARDTLRLEACMSLYGQEITEKITPLEAGLGWLVNVDDGRNFIGKDILVRQKKEGVSKRLVALEGEGRYIPRHDYPLIKDDKTVGIVTSGTLSPTLGKPIALGYLPVELAKVGQSLQVEIRGKLFPLKVVKKPFYNGKILNR from the coding sequence ATGAGCGAAAATTTAAAAAAAACTCCTTTACATTCTTTTTCCTTAAAAGCAAAAGCCAAATTCACTGACTTTGCCGGGTGGGAAATGGCTGTGCAATATAGTAGTCTAAAACTAGAACATCAAGCGGTAAGAGAAACCGTAGGAATGTTTGATATTTCTCACATGGGTAAATTTCAGTTACAGGGACAAAATTTACGCTCTCAGATTGAATATCTGATTCCCTCCCATTTAAGTCATTTAAAAGCAGGTCAAGCTCAATATTCAGTATTGTTAAATGAACAAGGGGGCATTGTTGACGATATTATTTTTTATTATCAAGGTATTGATTCAAATAAAATAGAATCGGGGGTAATGATTGTTAATGCTTCTACCTGTAGTAAAGATTGGGCTTGGTTGCAACAACATTTATCGCCCAGTGGTATCGAATTAATTGATAATTCTGATCATTTAGCCTTAATAGCGCTACAGGGAAAAAAAGCGGTGGATTCTTTACAATCTTTTTTCAGTGTTGACTTGAATCAACTAAGTAGCTTTGGACATCTCACTATTAATTGGCACAATGAAATAGTCTTTATAGCTCGAACTGGTTACACGGGAGAGGATGGTTTTGAAATCATGGTATCCCCCCACCTTGCACAGAATCTTTGGCTTAAATTAACATCTCAGGGGGTAACTCCTTGCGGATTAGGAGCACGGGATACCCTCAGGCTAGAAGCCTGTATGAGTCTTTATGGGCAGGAAATTACTGAAAAAATCACCCCTTTAGAAGCGGGATTGGGTTGGTTAGTAAATGTGGATGACGGGCGCAATTTTATCGGTAAAGATATTTTAGTTAGGCAAAAAAAAGAAGGTGTAAGTAAGCGTTTAGTGGCTCTGGAAGGTGAAGGGCGCTATATTCCGCGCCATGATTATCCCCTCATCAAAGATGATAAAACTGTTGGTATTGTCACCAGTGGCACATTATCCCCCACTCTCGGTAAACCCATTGCTTTAGGTTATTTACCCGTAGAGTTAGCAAAAGTAGGGCAATCTTTACAAGTAGAAATACGGGGTAAATTATTCCCCCTTAAAGTTGTCAAAAAACCTTTTTATAATGGCAAAATTTTAAATAGGTAG
- a CDS encoding TIGR03643 family protein produces MKLPDLTTAEIDRIIEMAWEDRTPFSAIELQFNLSEKQVIKLMRREMKESSFKMWRKRVSGRQTKHLKKRSFIEGRFRSANQNS; encoded by the coding sequence ATGAAATTACCCGATCTTACAACAGCAGAAATTGACCGTATTATTGAAATGGCATGGGAAGATCGTACCCCATTTTCTGCCATTGAATTACAATTTAACCTCTCGGAAAAACAGGTTATTAAGTTGATGAGACGGGAAATGAAAGAATCCAGTTTCAAAATGTGGCGCAAACGAGTCTCAGGAAGACAAACCAAACATCTTAAGAAACGCAGTTTTATCGAGGGAAGATTTCGCTCCGCTAACCAAAATAGTTAA